The genomic window GAGGAGCGCCAACGTGGGCTCCAGCGGAACGCCACGGAAGCCGACCAACGGATCCTCGATCGCGAAGGAGAGGGTCGCGAGCCAGACCAGACCGCGGGAGAGCTGGCGCGAAGCCAATCGCGCCCTGGGAACCGATGCATCGAAACGAGGAGCGCCCAACACCAGGGCCCCGGGGTGTGCAGCCATGGCATCGAGAAAACGTGGGACCTCGGCAGTTGCATGCTGGCCATCCGCGTCGAGGTGGATCACGTGGCTGTACCCGCGATGGGCCGCCAGCCGGAAGCCGCTGCGCAGGGCCACTCCCTTGCCAAGGTTCTCCGCACAATGATGCAGCTCGACGAACTCATACAGGCGCGCCAGTTCGTCCATCCGTTCGCGATTGGCAGCATCACTTCCATCGTCGATCACGAAACACGGCATGCCCAGGCCGGCCAACCCCTCCAGCACTGCGGCCAGGGGTTCGGCGTGCTGGTGCACCGGAATCAGCAGTGCCGGTTTCACTTGGCGTCCGCCAGGAGCAGGCGTCCGGAGGAAAGCTCACGGTCCTCGTTGAGGATGCGAAAGCGCACGCGAGCGCCGAGTCGATCCAATTCCACCTCGAGCCGTACGCGACCCCCGGGAAGCAACATCTCCTTGAACTTGAGGGCCTCCACGCCCGCGAGACCCAGCTCGCCTCCGGCCAGCTCTTCCGCGGCCGCCAGGGCCCAGCCGACCTGGGCGACGCCAGGCACGACCGGTTGGCCGGGGAAATGGCCCTCCAGTGCAGCGAGATCCGTCGGCACCTGAAGATCCCGCGTGAGCGTATCGGCTTCCCTCCGCTCCCCGAGGACGACCGGAACGCGGGGGCGCTCCGAAACCAGGGCCAGGAGCGCCTCGCGCGGGAGCTTCCCGCGTTCATCCGTCGGCAGCGCTGCCACGAAACGCCACATCCGAGGCAAGAGCACCCGATCCCAATGCGCGGCCAACTGGCTCTGGAGTGCCTGCACGAGGCTGCGTCGATCACGGTCGGCCTTGGCAGCGAGACCCCTGGGTGAAAGTACGACCACCGCGGCCACACGTTGCTCGGCGCTTCGATCGACGGCGACGAGCGCACAATCGTCGATGAACGGGTGCTCGCGAAGCCGGCTCTCCATGTCGGAGAGAGAGAGCCTCTTTTCCCCGATCTTCACCACACGGTCTGCGCGGCCCTGCAACTCGAAGTGCTCGTCCTCATCGACCTCCGCCTGGTCACCCATCTCGTACTCGAGAGTTCCGTCAGGCGAGAGATCCGCACCGACCGAAACGAAGGGTGAGCTCACGCGCAAACGGCCCGACGTCGGATCCTGGCGCACCTGGACCTGCCCGAACGGGCGCCACCGCGGCGGCTCCTCCCCGGCGAGTTGGCGACGAGTCGCCACGCCGCCGGTCTCTGTGGAGCCGAAGATCTCGAAGGGCGGCTCGCCAAGAGCCGCCTGGACGCTCGCAGCTGTGGCAGGTGGGAGTGGCCCCCCTGAAGAGACCACACGCACGGCCCGCCCTCGGAGATCGCG from bacterium includes these protein-coding regions:
- a CDS encoding glycosyltransferase family 2 protein, with product MKPALLIPVHQHAEPLAAVLEGLAGLGMPCFVIDDGSDAANRERMDELARLYEFVELHHCAENLGKGVALRSGFRLAAHRGYSHVIHLDADGQHATAEVPRFLDAMAAHPGALVLGAPRFDASVPRARLASRQLSRGLVWLATLSFAIEDPLVGFRGVPLEPTLALLDQVRTGDHMEFEPEMAVRLVWAGVPVVNLPTPIVYPKGGHSNFDILWDDLRLAWLYIRLFFGMLVRSPRLVWSRPKALAMEAGDT
- a CDS encoding AMP-binding protein, with amino-acid sequence MACVPLHQLLAQPRAESAPVAWDRRAIYDVGGFLRHVGGLAHRLEERPGSKILLDTTSAYAFAVGLFAVARVGGEAWVPPNRQDGTLRELSSFCDGVLRDRGASEADSGANTGTALDPLAHAGDPWPIELDPERPIVQLFTSGTTGRAKEIPKAFCHLEEVVELERRIGAGVPVEAHVFATAPHQHLYGFLLRVLWPLATGRAFQAESLLRPEELLPRMADVPVSVLVATPAHLRHLAARPELRDLRGRAVRVVSSGGPLPPATAASVQAALGEPPFEIFGSTETGGVATRRQLAGEEPPRWRPFGQVQVRQDPTSGRLRVSSPFVSVGADLSPDGTLEYEMGDQAEVDEDEHFELQGRADRVVKIGEKRLSLSDMESRLREHPFIDDCALVAVDRSAEQRVAAVVVLSPRGLAAKADRDRRSLVQALQSQLAAHWDRVLLPRMWRFVAALPTDERGKLPREALLALVSERPRVPVVLGERREADTLTRDLQVPTDLAALEGHFPGQPVVPGVAQVGWALAAAEELAGGELGLAGVEALKFKEMLLPGGRVRLEVELDRLGARVRFRILNEDRELSSGRLLLADAK